One Solanum pennellii chromosome 9, SPENNV200 DNA segment encodes these proteins:
- the LOC107030684 gene encoding nuclear transcription factor Y subunit B-5, whose product MVDTNNILGSFDSSEEGGFKEHDKFLPIANVGRIMKHILPQNAKISKEGKETMQECVSEFISFVTSEASEKCHKEKRKTLNGDDICWAMANLGFDDYVEPLKRYLHRYRELEGEKANQNKVDIGNKNEESLLERFYGP is encoded by the coding sequence ATGGTTGATACCAACAATATATTAGGGTCATTTGACTCGAGTGAAGAAGGAGGGTTTAAGGAGCACGATAAGTTTTTGCCAATAGCTAACGTGGGACGAATCATGAAGCATATTCTTCCTCAAAACGCGAAGATTTCAAAAGAGGGGAAAGAAACAATGCAAGAATGTGTGTCTGAGTTCATAAGCTTTGTTACTAGTGAAGCATCGGAGAAATGTCACAAGGAGAAGAGGAAGACGTTGAACGGAGATGATATTTGTTGGGCTATGGCAAATTTAGGGTTTGATGATTATGTTGAGCCATTGAAGAGGTATTTGCATAGGTATAGAGAGTTAGAAGGTGAAAAAGCTAACCAAAATAAGGTTGATATTGGGAACAAGAATGAAGAAAGTCTCCTTGAAAGATTTTATGGTCCTTAA